Proteins encoded by one window of Sulfurimonas hongkongensis:
- a CDS encoding thioredoxin family protein yields the protein MKYIVLTLLLISSLWSVELGWSDDYEASLKVAQKENKNLYILITSSTCGWCKKFKNTTLQDKEVLKMLNEKYILVHLDRDIDDFPSWMKVKSVPRHYFVTAKGKEIFTFLGYWDSLDFKSFLGDVEEKIKQDIK from the coding sequence ATGAAATATATAGTTTTAACTCTACTTTTGATCTCTTCACTTTGGAGTGTGGAACTTGGCTGGTCAGACGACTATGAAGCATCACTTAAAGTTGCACAAAAAGAGAACAAAAACCTCTACATTTTGATAACTTCATCAACTTGTGGGTGGTGCAAAAAGTTTAAAAACACAACCTTACAAGATAAAGAAGTCTTAAAAATGTTAAATGAAAAATATATCTTAGTTCACTTAGATAGAGATATAGATGATTTTCCATCTTGGATGAAGGTAAAAAGTGTCCCAAGACACTACTTTGTAACTGCAAAAGGTAAAGAGATTTTTACATTTTTAGGTTATTGGGACTCTTTAGACTTTAAATCATTTTTAGGCGATGTTGAAGAGAAGATTAAACAAGACATAAAGTAA
- the lpxD gene encoding UDP-3-O-(3-hydroxymyristoyl)glucosamine N-acyltransferase yields the protein MKISEIATIIGVDFNQEDFEITGINTLKSASKTELSFVSNSKYINDIKDSKARAIIVDANTKEFVPENSIALVVESPYWEMAKLSKYFAPSIEDETLPEPKIGEGSKVSPKAEIAKGATIGENCTIMAHVYIGANVTIGDNTTLHPSVCIYRDCKVGSDCIIHANTTIGSDGFGFATSKLGEHKKIYQNGNVVIEDSVEIGSSTAIDRAAFGTTLIKKGVRIDNLVQVGHNCEIGEYSVLVSQAGIAGSTKMGRNVVMGGQSAIAGHLEIAAFTTMAARSGVTKSIKESGLTFAGFPLMEHRLWLKLQAKLAKLVK from the coding sequence ATGAAGATATCAGAAATAGCTACCATCATTGGAGTTGATTTTAACCAAGAAGACTTTGAAATTACAGGCATAAACACTCTCAAATCTGCCTCAAAAACAGAACTCTCTTTTGTGTCAAACTCAAAGTATATAAATGATATAAAAGACTCAAAAGCGAGGGCTATAATAGTTGATGCTAACACAAAAGAGTTTGTACCAGAGAACTCTATAGCTTTGGTAGTAGAATCTCCTTATTGGGAGATGGCAAAACTTTCAAAGTATTTTGCTCCTAGTATAGAAGATGAAACACTTCCAGAGCCAAAGATAGGCGAGGGTAGTAAAGTATCGCCTAAAGCTGAAATAGCAAAAGGTGCTACTATTGGTGAGAACTGTACTATTATGGCTCATGTATATATAGGTGCAAATGTTACCATAGGTGATAATACTACTCTTCATCCAAGTGTTTGTATCTATAGAGATTGTAAAGTTGGAAGTGATTGTATTATACATGCAAATACAACCATAGGAAGTGATGGTTTTGGTTTTGCTACTTCAAAGCTAGGTGAGCATAAAAAGATATATCAAAATGGAAATGTAGTTATAGAAGATAGTGTTGAAATTGGAAGTTCTACTGCGATAGATAGGGCTGCTTTTGGAACTACTCTTATAAAAAAAGGCGTTAGGATTGACAACCTTGTTCAAGTCGGTCACAACTGCGAGATAGGTGAGTATAGCGTTTTAGTCTCACAAGCTGGTATTGCAGGATCTACTAAGATGGGTAGAAATGTTGTAATGGGCGGACAAAGTGCAATAGCTGGGCATCTTGAGATTGCAGCATTTACAACTATGGCCGCAAGAAGTGGGGTTACAAAAAGCATCAAAGAGAGCGGCTTGACATTTGCTGGTTTTCCTTTGATGGAACATAGATTGTGGTTGAAACTTCAGGCTAAACTAGCTAAACTAGTAAAATAA
- a CDS encoding acetolactate synthase large subunit, translating to MQISGAQMVIEALIAEGVDTVFGYPGGAIMNVYDEIYKQDNFKHILTRHEQAAVHAAEGYSKASGKVGVAMITSGPGFTNAVTGLADAYMDSIPLVVISGQVPMSLIGTDAFQEIDAVGISRSCTKHNYLVTNASDLPRVLKEAFHIAASGRPGPVHVDIPKDVTAEIAEFDYSIELGLETYKPNVKGNPRQIKKAIAAIAKAKRPLFYIGGGVINANAGYEVRELIKKTGIPAVETFMARGVLSHDDKLLVGMLGMHGSYASNMAMSETDLVIGLGARFDDRVTGKLSEFAKNASVIHVDIDPASISKLVNADYPIVGDVKNVVKEMLELSTSINSNKYEPWRETVANFAELHPLVYHEDTDRIKPQWVVERVGELLGDDANISTDVGQHQMWTAQFYPFSRPRQFISSGGLGTMGFGFPAAMGVKAASPDKISINFTGDGSILMNCQELMTAVEQKLPVINIILNNNYLGMVRQWQTLFYDKRHSETDLSVQPDFVLLAEAFGGVGYRVTTKEEFDAALKDAIEKNIVAFIDVVVERLENVMPMVPSGGSLFNMMLLERKEK from the coding sequence ATGCAGATTAGTGGCGCACAAATGGTCATTGAAGCATTAATCGCAGAGGGTGTAGACACAGTTTTTGGCTACCCTGGTGGAGCGATTATGAATGTTTACGACGAGATTTATAAACAAGACAATTTTAAACATATTTTGACAAGACACGAACAAGCAGCAGTTCATGCTGCTGAGGGCTACTCAAAAGCGAGTGGAAAAGTCGGTGTAGCTATGATTACGAGTGGTCCTGGTTTTACAAATGCTGTGACTGGTTTAGCTGATGCTTATATGGATTCTATTCCATTAGTTGTTATAAGTGGGCAAGTTCCTATGAGTCTTATCGGCACTGACGCATTTCAAGAGATAGATGCAGTTGGTATAAGTCGTTCATGTACTAAACACAACTACCTTGTAACAAATGCAAGTGATCTACCTCGTGTTTTAAAAGAAGCGTTTCATATTGCAGCATCTGGTCGTCCTGGTCCTGTTCACGTAGATATTCCAAAAGATGTGACCGCTGAGATTGCAGAGTTTGATTATTCTATAGAGCTTGGTCTTGAGACTTATAAACCAAATGTCAAAGGTAATCCTCGTCAAATCAAAAAAGCGATAGCGGCAATTGCTAAAGCAAAAAGACCACTATTTTATATTGGTGGTGGGGTAATAAATGCAAATGCTGGTTACGAAGTAAGAGAGCTTATAAAGAAGACTGGGATACCTGCTGTTGAGACATTTATGGCTAGAGGTGTTTTATCTCATGATGATAAACTCTTAGTTGGAATGCTTGGAATGCATGGTTCTTACGCATCAAATATGGCAATGAGTGAGACTGACTTAGTTATAGGTCTAGGGGCGAGATTTGATGACCGTGTAACTGGTAAGCTATCTGAATTTGCAAAAAATGCAAGTGTTATCCATGTTGATATAGATCCTGCATCTATCTCAAAACTTGTAAATGCTGACTACCCAATAGTTGGAGATGTTAAAAATGTTGTAAAAGAGATGCTTGAACTCTCTACATCCATCAACTCTAATAAATATGAGCCGTGGAGAGAGACTGTAGCAAACTTTGCCGAACTTCATCCTCTTGTCTATCATGAAGACACAGATAGAATAAAACCACAATGGGTTGTAGAGAGAGTAGGCGAGTTACTGGGAGATGATGCAAATATTTCAACAGATGTTGGTCAGCATCAGATGTGGACTGCACAGTTTTACCCTTTTAGTCGTCCTAGACAGTTTATAAGTTCTGGTGGACTTGGAACTATGGGCTTTGGTTTTCCAGCTGCAATGGGCGTTAAAGCTGCATCTCCTGATAAAATTAGTATAAACTTTACTGGAGATGGCTCTATCCTTATGAACTGCCAAGAGTTAATGACTGCGGTTGAGCAAAAGCTTCCAGTTATAAACATCATCCTAAATAACAACTATCTAGGAATGGTTCGACAATGGCAGACACTATTTTATGATAAAAGGCATAGTGAAACAGACCTAAGCGTTCAGCCTGATTTTGTCCTCTTAGCAGAGGCTTTTGGTGGGGTAGGTTATAGAGTTACAACAAAAGAGGAGTTTGATGCAGCACTAAAGGATGCGATAGAGAAGAACATCGTTGCTTTTATCGATGTTGTAGTTGAGAGGTTAGAGAATGTTATGCCGATGGTCCCATCAGGTGGAAGCCTCTTTAACATGATGTTATTAGAGAGAAAGGAGAAATAA
- the cysE gene encoding serine O-acetyltransferase, which produces MGLFGEIKEDFLNVYRNDPAFNSKLDFIFNYPGIWAIAWYRIAHRLYNANYKRLSRMIMGVNHIITNIDIHPAATIGPRVFIDHGTGVVIGETSVIESDVLIYQGVTLGGVSLVQGKRHPTIKKGVVIGAGAKILGNITIGEYSKIGANSVVVREVPDCSTAIGIPAHVIQKGRCKDPFMHNLLPDINKEMFEYLLKRVAILEHILVVDNKNVLEEDLELENIYESFIKAMKN; this is translated from the coding sequence ATGGGATTATTTGGCGAAATTAAAGAAGATTTTTTGAATGTTTATAGAAATGATCCTGCTTTTAACTCTAAACTAGATTTTATCTTTAATTATCCTGGCATTTGGGCAATAGCGTGGTACAGAATAGCACACAGACTCTATAATGCAAACTATAAAAGACTCTCTAGAATGATTATGGGTGTAAATCATATAATAACCAACATAGATATACACCCAGCTGCAACTATTGGACCTAGAGTTTTTATAGATCATGGAACTGGTGTTGTTATAGGAGAGACTAGTGTTATAGAGAGTGATGTTTTGATATATCAGGGAGTAACCCTAGGTGGTGTCTCTTTAGTTCAAGGAAAGCGACATCCCACTATTAAAAAAGGTGTAGTTATCGGCGCTGGAGCCAAGATATTAGGTAATATTACTATCGGAGAGTATTCAAAAATAGGTGCTAACTCTGTGGTCGTTAGAGAGGTTCCTGATTGCTCTACTGCTATTGGTATCCCTGCTCATGTTATTCAAAAAGGAAGATGTAAAGATCCATTTATGCATAACTTGCTTCCAGATATCAACAAAGAGATGTTTGAGTATCTTCTAAAGAGAGTTGCTATACTAGAACATATCTTAGTTGTTGACAATAAAAATGTTCTAGAAGAAGATTTAGAACTAGAAAATATCTACGAATCCTTTATAAAAGCTATGAAAAACTAA
- a CDS encoding class I SAM-dependent methyltransferase, whose amino-acid sequence MQHDNFKDKAKDWDNKSNTNTKTIGGAILERFALHSEMELLDFGTGTGLLGFEIAGHVKKVYGVDTSFSMLEELVAKNSSELSIEPVHQDIIKTPLQRSFDGLISSMTLHHIEDLHLFFSTIHSNIQDDGFIAIADLELEDGSFHSDNSGVFHFGFDTKKLRKIASNCGFKDIEISQVNKIKKPQQEYGVFLLTAIK is encoded by the coding sequence ATGCAACACGACAACTTTAAAGATAAAGCTAAAGATTGGGATAACAAAAGTAATACCAACACAAAAACTATTGGTGGTGCTATTTTAGAAAGATTTGCTCTGCATTCTGAGATGGAGCTCTTAGACTTTGGAACTGGAACTGGGCTTTTGGGTTTTGAGATAGCTGGGCATGTTAAAAAAGTTTATGGTGTTGATACCTCATTTAGTATGTTAGAGGAGCTTGTCGCTAAAAACAGTTCTGAACTTAGTATTGAACCAGTGCATCAAGACATCATAAAAACACCACTGCAAAGAAGTTTTGATGGGCTTATAAGCTCTATGACTCTGCATCATATAGAGGATTTGCATCTATTTTTTTCTACAATTCATTCAAATATACAAGACGATGGATTTATAGCTATTGCTGACCTTGAACTAGAAGATGGTAGCTTTCATTCAGATAATAGTGGAGTGTTTCATTTTGGTTTTGATACAAAAAAACTGCGAAAAATTGCCTCAAATTGTGGATTTAAGGATATAGAAATTTCACAAGTAAATAAGATTAAAAAGCCACAACAAGAGTATGGTGTTTTCTTGCTTACTGCTATAAAGTAA
- the ilvA gene encoding threonine ammonia-lyase — protein MLDLDKINKAKETIAEVISQTPFSYAPHLSKISSMEIYLKKENLQITGAFKIRGAYNKIASLTEAQKDCGVIAASAGNHAQGVALSASKFGIRAVIVMPDSTPLTKIDGVKLYGAEVILAGSNYDEAYAYAKEFGQKNSLTFVHPFEDEDVMAGQGTLALEILESCKELDAVVIPVGGGGLIAGMATAIKSINPNIEVIGVSAKGAPAFKDSFELKKAVDSLSVRTIADGIAVRDTSSITLAYALKSVDRFVSVDDAEIASAILALLEKQKLVVEGAGAATVAAVIHNKLDHLKGKKVALVLSGGNMDVTLLSVIIEKGLLKSGRKMKLTVTLIDKPGSLMHFTEILKELNANIVHIAYDRTSISLDYGDANVTVHMETKGQAHQQEIEDKLRAEGYLRDH, from the coding sequence TTGTTAGATTTAGATAAGATTAATAAAGCAAAAGAGACAATAGCGGAGGTTATATCACAAACTCCATTTTCATACGCTCCACATCTAAGTAAGATATCATCGATGGAGATTTACCTAAAAAAAGAGAACCTTCAAATAACTGGTGCTTTTAAGATTAGAGGTGCCTATAACAAGATAGCCTCACTCACAGAGGCTCAAAAAGATTGTGGTGTTATAGCTGCAAGCGCTGGAAATCACGCTCAAGGCGTGGCTCTTAGCGCCTCAAAGTTTGGTATTAGAGCAGTTATTGTGATGCCAGACTCTACTCCCTTAACAAAGATAGATGGTGTAAAGCTCTATGGTGCAGAGGTGATTTTGGCAGGTTCTAACTATGATGAAGCTTATGCCTATGCGAAAGAGTTTGGGCAAAAAAATTCTCTGACTTTTGTACACCCTTTTGAAGATGAAGATGTGATGGCAGGTCAAGGCACACTAGCGCTAGAGATACTTGAATCTTGCAAAGAGTTAGATGCAGTAGTCATCCCAGTTGGTGGTGGCGGTCTTATTGCTGGAATGGCTACTGCCATAAAGAGTATAAATCCTAACATAGAAGTTATAGGCGTTAGCGCAAAAGGTGCACCTGCTTTTAAAGACTCATTTGAGCTTAAAAAAGCTGTTGATTCTCTTAGTGTTAGAACTATTGCTGATGGGATCGCAGTTAGAGACACTTCTTCAATCACGCTTGCATATGCACTAAAGAGTGTAGATCGTTTTGTTAGTGTGGATGATGCAGAGATTGCTAGTGCTATTTTAGCTTTACTTGAGAAACAAAAGCTCGTAGTTGAGGGTGCTGGAGCTGCAACTGTAGCCGCTGTTATTCATAACAAGCTTGACCATCTAAAGGGAAAAAAAGTGGCCCTAGTTCTAAGTGGCGGAAATATGGATGTTACACTTTTGTCTGTAATTATCGAAAAAGGTCTTTTAAAGTCTGGCAGAAAGATGAAGCTAACTGTTACTCTTATAGATAAACCAGGCTCTCTTATGCACTTTACAGAGATACTAAAAGAGTTAAATGCAAACATTGTTCATATTGCCTATGATCGAACTTCGATTTCACTTGATTATGGAGATGCGAATGTTACTGTTCACATGGAGACAAAAGGTCAAGCACATCAACAAGAGATAGAAGATAAGTTAAGAGCTGAGGGGTACTTAAGAGATCATTAG
- a CDS encoding DUF1007 family protein: MIPTADVGLRLPIENNKLKKIEVMWHFSDAYTSELTHNYDKNKNLILDKEELEKVLEIKLDYLLAKDMLTLIKYGDSDHENIIDATYGDFTIEVVDNRLLFGFNIFVDIDIKNKHTISFLFEDDEAFFSFIVDDVEVEAEDFDFLKNLYLFSAAVHFRFEPFEEVPTTVETKTESGTILKEDVVITDEPVQQEKTQKQDEPTTQENLLLKTIEKLKSLFKDAQENKKPLTYLLILLFAYVYGVVHAIGPGHGKTLVASYFLSNERSYTKAFFISLAIGVVHTFSAFLLTLFIYFVVETFLAQFMQNTIMLTTKVSAFVIISIALYLLYKKLKAYRVKKNSMSFSTTPHESNCGCGSCKVDQNSTDLALIISAGIIPCPGTVTIFIFSLSMGMYFLGFLSAFVMSLGMSTIIFLSAIVSVSVRKKTSQKHTKIQLILEYLSLALIFILGIVLFFST; this comes from the coding sequence ATGATTCCCACTGCAGATGTTGGGTTGAGACTTCCTATAGAAAATAACAAACTTAAAAAAATAGAAGTAATGTGGCACTTCTCTGATGCGTATACCTCGGAGCTAACTCACAACTACGATAAAAATAAAAATCTTATCTTAGATAAAGAAGAGCTTGAGAAGGTTTTAGAGATAAAACTTGACTATCTTTTAGCTAAAGATATGCTCACACTTATAAAGTATGGAGATAGTGATCATGAAAACATTATAGATGCGACATATGGCGATTTTACTATAGAAGTAGTAGATAACAGACTTCTTTTTGGGTTTAATATCTTTGTTGATATAGATATTAAAAACAAACATACTATATCTTTTTTGTTTGAAGATGATGAGGCTTTTTTTAGTTTTATAGTGGATGATGTAGAAGTAGAAGCAGAGGATTTTGATTTTCTTAAAAATCTTTATCTCTTTAGTGCGGCAGTACATTTTCGTTTTGAGCCTTTTGAGGAAGTTCCAACAACAGTAGAGACAAAGACAGAGTCTGGAACTATTTTAAAAGAGGATGTAGTTATAACTGACGAACCAGTACAGCAAGAAAAAACCCAAAAACAAGATGAACCAACTACACAAGAAAATCTTCTGCTTAAAACCATAGAGAAATTAAAGTCACTTTTTAAAGATGCACAAGAGAATAAAAAACCTTTGACATATCTGCTTATTTTACTATTTGCTTATGTTTATGGAGTTGTTCACGCCATAGGTCCAGGGCATGGAAAAACACTTGTAGCGAGCTACTTTCTCTCAAATGAGAGGTCTTACACGAAAGCATTTTTTATCTCTCTTGCCATCGGAGTTGTGCATACTTTTTCAGCCTTTTTGCTTACTCTATTTATCTACTTTGTTGTAGAGACTTTTTTGGCTCAGTTTATGCAAAACACCATTATGTTAACTACAAAGGTCTCCGCTTTTGTTATCATCTCAATAGCTCTATATCTGTTATATAAAAAACTAAAAGCTTATAGAGTTAAAAAAAACAGCATGAGTTTTAGTACAACACCTCACGAATCAAATTGTGGTTGTGGCTCATGTAAAGTAGATCAAAACTCTACGGACTTAGCACTTATAATCTCTGCTGGAATCATTCCTTGTCCGGGGACTGTAACTATTTTTATCTTTTCACTCTCTATGGGGATGTACTTTTTAGGATTTTTATCAGCTTTTGTGATGAGTTTAGGAATGAGCACTATAATCTTTCTCTCAGCCATCGTAAGTGTAAGTGTGCGTAAAAAAACCTCACAAAAACATACAAAAATCCAGCTTATACTAGAGTATCTCTCACTTGCACTAATCTTCATCTTAGGAATTGTGCTTTTTTTCTCAACCTAG
- a CDS encoding TetR/AcrR family transcriptional regulator, whose product MAKKSKKELILTTAITNFSKYGYENTNLDLIAKECDITKPAIYYHYKDKAALYEAVVCSQFSKLAQIIEKNTLEGDAKDKLYNYINTFGSFLISNPTFSSIFAREIASTAATLPDKCAVFLSRTLARLILILEQGEDEKVFEKENPFMIQMMIVSTLTSYNTTKPLRERIFSVLEDKSKLPEIEFENIVESLSKKIIKGLLC is encoded by the coding sequence ATGGCTAAAAAATCAAAAAAAGAGTTAATTTTAACAACTGCTATAACAAACTTTTCAAAATATGGTTATGAAAATACAAATTTAGATCTGATTGCTAAAGAGTGTGATATTACCAAACCTGCTATCTATTATCATTACAAAGATAAAGCAGCACTATATGAGGCTGTTGTTTGCTCCCAGTTTTCAAAACTTGCTCAAATTATTGAAAAAAATACCTTAGAGGGTGATGCTAAAGATAAGCTTTACAACTATATCAATACCTTTGGCTCCTTTCTTATCTCAAATCCAACTTTTAGCTCCATCTTTGCAAGAGAGATAGCAAGTACAGCAGCAACGCTTCCAGATAAATGTGCAGTATTTCTCTCCCGTACTCTTGCAAGATTGATACTCATCTTAGAGCAAGGTGAAGATGAAAAAGTATTTGAAAAAGAGAATCCCTTTATGATTCAGATGATGATTGTCTCAACACTTACTTCTTACAACACCACAAAACCACTTAGAGAGAGGATATTTTCTGTGCTTGAAGATAAAAGCAAACTTCCTGAGATTGAGTTTGAAAACATAGTTGAATCTCTCTCTAAAAAAATCATAAAAGGATTACTATGTTAA
- a CDS encoding pyridoxal phosphate-dependent aminotransferase has translation MLTDRVNTLSESITIAITTLAQELKAQGKDILSFSAGEPDFNTPKVINDAAIAAINEGFTKYTAVDGIVELRQAIANKLKKDNNLTYAPNQIITSNGAKHSLFNLFSATIQKGDEVIIPAPYWVTYPELVKYCGGDVVEIETSDETSFKITPEQLSAAITSKTKILVLTTPSNPTGSIYSKDELIALGKVLEGTDIIVASDEMYEKLTFDGTFTSCAAVSEDMFKRTVTINGLSKSVAMTGWRFGYMAAHDTELIKATKKLQSQSTSNINTITQKAAIAGLDGSADADIEMMRLEFIKRRDEAYELINKIDGLSVVKPDGAFYLFVNIKEVSSDSLAFSKDLLDKKLVAVVPGIAFGSEGYFRMSFATDIGTIRTGISRIAEFVKECRK, from the coding sequence ATGCTAACTGACCGCGTCAACACACTTTCTGAATCTATTACTATTGCTATTACTACCTTAGCACAAGAGTTAAAAGCCCAGGGGAAAGATATCCTTAGCTTTTCTGCTGGAGAGCCTGATTTTAATACACCTAAAGTTATCAACGATGCTGCAATTGCCGCAATAAATGAAGGTTTTACAAAATATACTGCTGTTGATGGTATAGTTGAGTTAAGACAAGCGATAGCTAATAAGTTAAAAAAAGACAATAATCTTACATACGCACCAAACCAAATTATCACAAGCAATGGTGCTAAACACTCTCTTTTTAACCTCTTTAGTGCAACCATACAAAAAGGCGATGAAGTTATTATCCCTGCACCTTATTGGGTTACTTATCCTGAATTGGTTAAGTATTGCGGTGGGGATGTAGTTGAGATAGAGACTAGTGATGAAACATCTTTTAAAATAACTCCAGAGCAACTCAGCGCTGCTATTACTTCAAAAACAAAGATATTAGTATTAACTACTCCATCAAACCCTACTGGCTCCATCTACTCAAAAGATGAACTTATAGCTTTAGGTAAGGTCTTAGAAGGTACTGATATCATAGTTGCTTCTGATGAGATGTATGAAAAACTCACCTTTGATGGTACCTTTACATCTTGTGCGGCTGTTAGTGAGGATATGTTTAAAAGAACTGTAACCATTAACGGACTAAGCAAGTCAGTAGCAATGACTGGTTGGAGATTTGGTTATATGGCTGCACATGATACTGAGCTTATAAAAGCTACTAAAAAGTTACAAAGTCAAAGTACGTCAAACATCAATACTATAACTCAAAAAGCCGCTATTGCAGGTCTTGATGGAAGTGCTGATGCAGACATTGAGATGATGAGATTAGAGTTCATTAAACGAAGAGATGAAGCCTACGAGCTTATAAACAAGATAGATGGACTTAGTGTTGTAAAGCCTGATGGTGCATTTTACTTGTTTGTCAATATCAAAGAGGTTAGCTCTGATTCACTTGCATTTTCAAAAGATTTGCTTGATAAAAAACTTGTAGCTGTAGTTCCAGGTATAGCTTTTGGAAGCGAGGGTTACTTTAGAATGAGCTTTGCAACTGATATAGGTACTATTCGTACAGGAATCTCTAGAATCGCAGAGTTTGTTAAAGAGTGCAGAAAATAA
- the ilvN gene encoding acetolactate synthase small subunit: MTENSERRVVSVIVVNEASVLSRITDLFSGRGYNITSLTVAPIPESKYSRLTIVTSGSVRVIEQITKQLHKLVPVLKVYEHADLVEKEMALIKFPITESISDITALCQAYNGNIVNVGENIFIAMIADDPKRVDNFLKMIKRYNPKEIVRSGAVALER; this comes from the coding sequence ATGACTGAAAATAGTGAAAGAAGAGTAGTTTCAGTTATCGTTGTCAATGAAGCGAGTGTTTTATCTCGTATCACAGATCTTTTTTCTGGTCGCGGGTATAACATCACTTCACTAACAGTAGCTCCGATTCCTGAGAGCAAATACTCAAGACTAACTATAGTAACTTCTGGCTCAGTTAGAGTTATAGAGCAGATTACTAAGCAGCTTCACAAGCTAGTTCCTGTTTTAAAGGTTTATGAGCATGCTGATTTGGTTGAAAAAGAGATGGCTCTTATAAAGTTTCCTATAACTGAAAGTATTAGCGATATAACTGCTTTGTGTCAGGCTTATAACGGTAATATTGTAAATGTTGGAGAAAATATCTTTATTGCAATGATAGCAGATGATCCAAAAAGAGTAGATAACTTCTTAAAGATGATAAAAAGATATAATCCTAAAGAGATAGTAAGAAGCGGTGCTGTTGCACTTGAGAGATAG
- a CDS encoding CoA-binding protein, translating into MECEFPSVNSNKKEIQEIFKEIKTIAVVGLSPDESKASHRVAAYLKESGYKIVPIYPKEETILGEKVYRSLKEIPFEVDMVDIFRKPKALDDVADACIQRGDIKVFWSQIGIVNNEAAQRAKDTGMRVVQNLCTMVEHKALEG; encoded by the coding sequence ATGGAGTGCGAATTCCCCTCAGTAAATTCAAATAAAAAAGAGATACAAGAGATTTTTAAAGAGATAAAAACTATTGCTGTTGTAGGTCTATCTCCAGATGAGAGCAAGGCTAGTCATAGAGTTGCAGCTTATCTTAAAGAGTCTGGTTATAAGATAGTCCCCATCTACCCAAAAGAAGAGACTATACTTGGAGAAAAAGTATATAGATCACTAAAAGAGATACCGTTTGAAGTAGATATGGTAGATATTTTTAGAAAACCAAAAGCACTAGATGATGTAGCTGATGCGTGCATTCAAAGAGGCGATATTAAAGTTTTTTGGTCGCAGATTGGTATTGTAAATAATGAGGCTGCACAAAGAGCTAAAGACACAGGGATGAGAGTTGTACAAAATCTATGTACGATGGTAGAGCATAAAGCATTGGAAGGTTAG